ATTTTGGCTGAGATTTCATACAACTTTATTCGGACCAATTGGGGAACATTTACCCCTTCATGACTATATTTTATTTTTAGTATTCGCAGTTATTCCAACTTATCTTATTTTATACTTTGCTTTTGGACTATATAAGCCCCGCAGAACTTATAAAACCATATTTTCAGAAGCAACACAAATAATTAAGGTGAATATTGTAGCATTCTTTGTACTGGTTTCAATTTTGTTCATTATAAACCAGCCGGACTTTTCTAGAATCATGCTTATCCTTTTAGCATTTATTGCTTCATTTCTGGGAATTATTGAACGTTTTATTATCAGAAGCATCTTAAGAAGAATTAGAGTCAATAATAGAAATATCAAGCATATTTTAATTGTGGGAGATAATGATTTGGCTTTCACATTTGCAAGTAAAATTAAAAATAACCCTTATTTGGGTTTTGCAGTCAGTGGAATCCTAGGTCGTTCAGAACATATTGGAATGGAAGTTTCAGGAACCAGAATCATCGGTGCCTTTAAGGATTTGGATAGGGTATTGGAAAAAAATAATTTCGACAGAGTTGTTCTGGCAATTCCTTTAAGATATTACTATCGTATCAACGAGCTTGTGGAAAGCTGTGAAAAGGTAGGTATCAAAGCGGAAATAATTCCAGATTACATCAGGTATTTTCCAGCCCAGCCATCTGTGGACATGATTGAGGATATTCCAATAATCAATATCCGTTATGTTCCTTTGGATGATGACTTTAACAAGTTCTTAAAATACACTTCAGATTATATTATATCCATAATTGCCATCATTATTACTTCACCAATCATGATATTCACTGCAATAGCAATAAAATTAACATCTAGAGGACCTATCATATTTAAACAGGAAAGAATAGGCCACAACGGTAAACCTTTCAACATGTATAAATTTAGAAGCATGAAGGTTCAGGATCCTGGTTTGGAAAAATCTGAATGGACAACAAAGAATGATCCAAGAAAGACATTGGTTGGAAACTTTATTAGAAGAACTAGTATTGACGAATTGCCTCAGTTTTTCAATGTTTTAAAAGGAGATATGAGTGTTGTAGGCCCAAGACCTGAAAGGCCTTATTTTGTAGAGCAATTTAAAAAAGATGTTCCTAAATATATGGTTAAACATCAAGTGCGTCCGGGAATTACCGGATGGGCTCAGATTCATGGATGTCGTGGAGATACTTCTATCAAAAGACGTATACAATATGACATTGAGTATGTAGAAAACTGGCATATGGGATTGGATTTGGCAATAATGATTAAAACTACTTTAAAGAAAAATCCGAATGCATATTAGTGTTTTTTCATAGGGTCATATTTTCACACTTTAACTATATTTATAATAAATTTTTTTTAAAAATATTACTTGTCAAATGCTCTCTCTAATACTTTATATAGAGAATAATTATAAAATAATAATTAACTTTTCTATGAGGGGTTTGGTATGGAAGAAAAAATTTTAGAATTATACGAAAAAATCAAAGATCAAGTTTCTGAAGAAGAGTTTATGGAAGAAATAGAAAAAGTAAAAAACGATAATGTTGATACAGGATTTATAGATGATTTTGGAGCTGCACAGATGGTAGTTCAAAATTATACTGGTGTTGACACATCTATTCTTTCAAGTCCTTCAAATGATGATTCAGAAGAAATGCCGTTTGAAGTTTCAGCAAGTGATGATAATTCAGATGAAAGTGAAGAGACTGAATTTACAATGACTGAAGAACTTCAAGAATATTATGATAAAGTCAAAGATGAAATTACAGAAGAAGAATTCTTAGCTAAAATGAAAGAGCAAAAAATTGAGAATTCCCATAATCCATATATGGATGATGTTTCTTTGGCAAATCTTGTTGTAGGTCAATATGTAACAGAAGAAGTAGAAACTGTTTCAGAAAGACCTGAATTTGCCGTTAAATCAATAAAAGATTTAGAAGAAGGAAGTAAGGATGCTACAGTTTCTGGTAGAGTAATATCCATTTCTAATAAAAGGTCAT
This portion of the uncultured Methanobrevibacter sp. genome encodes:
- a CDS encoding undecaprenyl-phosphate glucose phosphotransferase, encoding MIKENQRLLNISLVLLDVLVVVVSLASSFWLRFHTTLFGPIGEHLPLHDYILFLVFAVIPTYLILYFAFGLYKPRRTYKTIFSEATQIIKVNIVAFFVLVSILFIINQPDFSRIMLILLAFIASFLGIIERFIIRSILRRIRVNNRNIKHILIVGDNDLAFTFASKIKNNPYLGFAVSGILGRSEHIGMEVSGTRIIGAFKDLDRVLEKNNFDRVVLAIPLRYYYRINELVESCEKVGIKAEIIPDYIRYFPAQPSVDMIEDIPIINIRYVPLDDDFNKFLKYTSDYIISIIAIIITSPIMIFTAIAIKLTSRGPIIFKQERIGHNGKPFNMYKFRSMKVQDPGLEKSEWTTKNDPRKTLVGNFIRRTSIDELPQFFNVLKGDMSVVGPRPERPYFVEQFKKDVPKYMVKHQVRPGITGWAQIHGCRGDTSIKRRIQYDIEYVENWHMGLDLAIMIKTTLKKNPNAY